In a single window of the Trypanosoma brucei brucei TREU927 chromosome 6, complete sequence genome:
- a CDS encoding cyclophilin-type peptidyl-prolyl cis-trans isomerase, putative has product MSTTKLEGVRHSRRKKGDSRLQRPENDEDSATLQSRYDDVEERRLKEWENYQRSHRMKEEQNSCRAFLDMSIDDVLSGRLVFELFDDVVPRTVENFRALITGSCGIDTNTGVKLDYLGTQVHHVDHNNNIIVLGELDSFNLSSTGTPIADEGYRHRHTERGLLTMISEGPHTSGSVFGITLGPSPSLDFKQVVFGRAIDDLSLLEKLEAVPLDDVGRPVLPVTVSFCGALTGEKPPGRQQVPAAADDSASSEHVSCAGEE; this is encoded by the coding sequence ATGTCAACGACAAAACTAGAAGGTGTACGGCACTCCCgcaggaaaaagggagattCGAGGTTACAACGACCAGAAAATGATGAAGACTCTGCGACACTTCAGAGTCGTTACGACGATGTGGAGGAGCGCCGTTTAAAAGAATGGGAAAATTACCAGCGGAGTCATCGCATGAAGGAGGAACAGAACTCCTGCCGTGCCTTCCTGGATATGTCCATTGATGACGTTCTCAGCGGACGACTGGTATTTGAACTCTTTGACGATGTAGTGCCGCGAACCGTAGAAAACTTCAGGGCATTAATCACTGGGTCATGTGGGATTGACACCAACACGGGTGTGAAATTGGATTACCTTGGCACACAAGTGCATCATGTGGatcacaacaataatatcattGTGTTGGGTGAATTGGATTCCTTTAACCTCTCCTCCACTGGCACACCAATAGCGGATGAAGGATACCGTCACCGACACACGGAACGTGGGCTTCTCACAATGATCTCTGAGGGtcctcacacaagtggctcCGTATTTGGCATTACACTTGGTCCTTCTCCATCTCTTGATTTCAAGCAAGTTGTGTTTGGACGTGCTATTGATGATCTCTCACTGCTAGAGAAACTTGAGGCAGTTCCTCTTGATGATGTGGGCAGACCCGTTTTGCCAGTAACTGTAAGCTtctgtggtgcattgacTGGAGAGAAACCACCTGGAAGACAACAGGTACCTGCTGCAGCGGATGACAGTGCGTCAAGTGAACATGTGAGTTGTGCAGGAGAGGAatag
- a CDS encoding cyclin 3 (identical to:GB:CAB82895.1: cyclin {Trypanosoma brucei} (PMID:10722661)), whose product MNIRTTVTLNSIPGPFGDPSSIDYKSHPGEGDTVSHVAIFEMMKKKEMTPLDDIKKLKKSVYSYRNRKIITNWLRDVCVALNLKGTTLCLAIQLTDAFISGSLQTLPIEKCQLAAATCLWDAAKFEEMDNSLPSLKKIVRVCDDAYSSEQILEMEETILCFFKWRLPHTTVINHLYLQLHMLGSEDLVSCGSVVKREPGEIVILNILVVEEDVHKWKRLEATEDCIITSIVPQLCAIAGIPASNNIEVFQVFGENVLVTRRTALDTPLRSLYVDSKRESRLCLSNGGVNFVFVERGTLVVPRNINKRFLNQCQVLVQEVVLHVEFIQLPSHVTALGVLMLSMCILATNMVEGKSAINYIQGKLGISSSRCLAAARLLCVKYRETIEEYRKSVKLPQLPEDIMERLDMCLATRNS is encoded by the coding sequence ATGAACATACGTACAACTGTGACGCTAAACTCCATACCGGGGCCATTCGGGGATCCTTCTTCCATTGACTATAAGTCACATCCGGGAGAGGGTGATACCGTGTCGCATGTCGCTATATTTgaaatgatgaaaaagaaggaaatgacaCCACTCGACGACATTAAGAAACTTAAGAAGTCCGTTTATAGCTATAGGAATAGGAAGATAATTACGAACTGGCTGCGTGACGTTTGTGTGGCTTTGAACTTGAAGGGGACAACGTTGTGCCTTGCGATACAGCTGACGGACGCCTTCATTTCGGGCTCTTTGCAAACACTCCCAATTGAGAAGTGTCAACTGGCGGCGGCGACATGTTTGTGGGATGCGGCGAAATTTGAGGAGATGGACAATAGCTTACCCTCACTTAAGAAAATTGTCCGCGTTTGCGATGATGCCTACTCTAGTGAGCAAATATTGGAGATGGAGGAAACAatactttgtttcttcaagtGGCGGCTTCCACACACAACTGTCATCAACCACCTTTACTTGCAACTGCACATGCTCGGAAGCGAAGACCTCGTTTCATGTGGTTCAGTGGTGAAAAGAGAACCCGGAGAGATTGTCATTCTTAATATTCTTGTAGTAGAGGAAGATGTGCACAAGTGGAAGCGCCTCGAGGCGACGGAGGACTGCATCATCACAAGCATTGTCCCACAACTGTGCGCAATTGCGGGAATTCCTGCAAGCAACAACATCGAAGTTTTTCAGGTGTTTGGGGAAAACGTCCTTGTTACCCGCCGCACTGCGCTCGACACGCCGTTACGCTCTCTGTACGTGGATAGTAAAAGGGAGAGCCGGTTGTGTTTATCTAATGGAGGGGTCAATTTCGTTTTTGTGGAGCGTGGCACTTTGGTTGTTCCGCGTAATATTAATAAACGCTTCTTGAATCAGTGTCAAGTGCTCGTCCAGGAAGTCGTTCTACATGTTGAATTCATACAATTACCCAGTCATGTCACGGCACTGGGTGTTCTGATGCTTTCCATGTGTATTTTGGCTACAAATATGgtcgaagggaaaagtgctATTAATTACATTCAGGGTAAACTTGGTATATCATCTAGTCGATGTCTTGCTGCTGCCCGACTTCTTTGCGTTAAGTACAGGGAAACAATTGAAGAGTACCGTAAGTCTGTCAAACTTCCGCAGTTGCCTGAGGATATTATGGAGCGGTTGGATATGTGCCTTGCGACAAGAAATTCATAG
- a CDS encoding cyclophilin-type peptidyl-prolyl cis-trans isomerase, putative — MKEEQNSCRAFLDMSIDDVLSGRLVFELFDDVVPQTVENFRALITGSCGIDTNTGVKLDYLGTQVHHVDHNNNIIVLGELDSFNLSSTGTPIADEGYRHRHTERGLLTMISEGPHTSGSVFGITLGPSPSLDFKQVVFGRAIDDLSLLEKLEAVPLDDVGRPVLPVTVSFCGALTGEKPPGRQQLLAAADDSASSEHVSCAGEE; from the coding sequence ATGAAGGAGGAACAGAACTCCTGCCGTGCCTTCCTGGATATGTCTATTGATGACGTTCTCAGCGGACGACTGGTATTTGAGCTCTTTGACGATGTAGTGCCACAAACCGTAGAAAACTTCAGGGCATTAATCACTGGGTCATGTGGGATTGACACCAACACGGGTGTGAAATTGGATTACCTTGGCACACAAGTGCATCATGTGGatcacaacaataatatcattGTGTTGGGTGAATTGGATTCCTTTAACCTCTCCTCCACTGGCACACCAATAGCGGATGAAGGATACCGTCACCGACACACGGAACGTGGGCTCCTCACAATGATCTCTGAGGGtcctcacacaagtggctcCGTATTTGGCATTACACTTGGTCCTTCTCCATCTCTTGATTTCAAGCAAGTTGTGTTTGGACGTGCCATTGATGATCTCTCACTGCTAGAGAAACTTGAGGCAGTTCCTCTTGATGATGTGGGCAGACCCGTTTTGCCAGTAACTGTAAGCTtctgtggtgcattgacTGGAGAGAAACCACCTGGAAGACAACAGTTACTTGCTGCAGCGGATGACAGTGCGTCAAGTGAACATGTGAGTTGTGCAGGAGAGGAatag
- a CDS encoding hypothetical protein, conserved (similar to Piccolo protein (Aczonin). (Swiss-Prot:Q9Y6V0) [Homo sapiens]; similar to Piccolo protein (Presynaptic cytomatrix protein) (Aczonin) (Brain-derived HLMN protein). (Swiss-Prot:Q9QYX7) [Mus musculus;]), with amino-acid sequence MWRSFMQVVMVGVLVSQVTVGEDSWRNHGKNEKMFDILCSLFTKAAEGAKGENYIGKLKHARDSSTLKTETEKVKELESEVQSHENNARTAFRKAAYGENIEKEDADKTFGSHGGNQPCNPASEWPTIPKEIVCICSSVGEATDYCLGSGKARSYGHDQSGTAEDGLQAWYGVKSRCTKDSERVEVTIEAIRKDLENLRGLYSEDQEVDSPPPPPPPPPPSPPPPDSSPLQIPERPDPLASKPWVKRLDEAMSHMNKRDAALENLKEKVKRLKGTYGRAKNEEEVKALKESGAGAEGVQPSRTAPQTAARKDSDPQPTQTQTQKQNIASFPSLKITLLSVSLCFI; translated from the coding sequence ATGTGGCGATCATTTATGCAAGTGGTCATGGTGGGAGTGTTGGTATCGCAGGTTACTGTCGGCGAGGACAGCTGGAGGAACCATGGCAAAAACGAGAAGATGTTTGATATTTTGTGCTCGCTCTTCACGAAGGCGGCAGAGGgagcaaaaggagaaaactaCATCGGTAAGTTGAAACATGCTAGAGATTCATCGACTCTGAAAACGGAGACGGAAAAGGTGAAAGAGTTAGAAAGCGAAGTGCAGAGTCATGAAAATAATGCCAGGACAGCGTTTCGGAAAGCAGCGTATGGGGAAAACATTGAAAAAGAGGATGCGGACAAAACTTTTGGATCCCATGGGGGCAACCAGCCCTGTAACCCAGCTAGTGAGTGGCCAACAATACCAAAAGAAATTGTCTGCATTTGCAGCTCTGTTGGCGAGGCCACCGACTACTGCCTTGGGAGCGGGAAGGCTCGAAGTTATGGCCATGACCAAAGCGGGACAGCGGAAGACGGTCTACAGGCATGGTATGGAGTTAAGAGCAGGTGTACAAAGGATAGCGAAAGAGTTGAGGTTACTATTGAAGCCATAAGAAAAGACTTGGAGAATTTGCGAGGATTGTATTCAGAAGACCAGGAAGTTGATTCCCCACCACCCCCACcacccccaccaccaccatcaccaccaccaccagacaGTTCACCACTACAAATACCTGAAAGGCCTGATCCTCTTGCTTCTAAGCCATGGGTTAAGCGGTTAGATGAGGCGATGAGCCATATGAATAAGAGAGATGCAGCGCTGGAAAACTTGAAGGAGAAAGTTAAAAGGCTGAAGGGAACTTACGGTAGAgcgaaaaatgaagaggaagtaaagGCATTAAAGGAATCTGGAGCTGGAGCTGAAGGTGTGCAACCCTCGAGAACAGCACCCCAAACTGCAGCACGAAAGGATTCCGATCCTcaacccacacaaacacaaacacaaaaacagaatatTGCATCATTTCCCTCACTCAAAATTACGTTACTATCAGTATCCCTCTGTTTTATCTGA
- a CDS encoding hypothetical protein, conserved (similar to Wiskott-Aldrich syndrome protein homolog (WASp). (Swiss-Prot:P70315) [Mus musculus;]) has product MWRVIMKVVMVGVLVTGVAMGKNDWIDHEKDKKGFDLLCSLFTKAEKGAKEKSHLDKLKETEDYQWFNKDARDSPALKAEVDKVKELENKVQSHESGAKTAFRKAAYGDNIEEEDADKTFGHHTVGNPCDETNRWSTIPNSIICSCSPTQGATESCFGGSENARNHDDTTAEQRLQAWNGVKGKCTSASSSAEVTVEAIEKDLEGLRALYSDDSKGQEPPPPPPPPPFPPGSPPMPEEKPDQFASKPWVKNLNEATDHMKGRDEALQKLREQVKKLKGTYGKAKNEEEVKALKESGAGAEGAQPSRTAPQTAARKDSDAQPTQTQKQNIASSPSLKITLLSVSLCFI; this is encoded by the coding sequence ATGTGGAGAGTAATTATGAAAGTGGTCATGGTGGGAGTGTTGGTAACGGGAGTTGCAATGGGAAAGAATGACTGGATTGACCACGAGAAAGACAAGAAGGGATTTGATCTCTTGTGCTCACTCTTCACGAAGGCAGAAAAGggagcgaaagaaaaaagtcacCTCGATAAGCTAAAAGAAACCGAAGATTATCAGTGGTTTAATAAAGATGCCAGGGATTCACCAGCTTTAAAAGCGGAGGTGGATAAAGTTAAAGAGttagaaaacaaagtgcagaGCCATGAAAGTGGCGCCAAGACAGCGTTTCGGAAAGCAGCCTATGGGGATAACATTGAAGAAGAGGACGCGGACAAAACTTTTGGACACCATACAGTAGGCAATCCATGCGACGAAACAAACCGATGGTCAACGATACCTAACAGTATCATCTGTAGTTGCAGCCCCACACAAGGTGCCACTGAAAGCTGCTTCGGTGGGAGCGAGAATGCCCGAAATCACGACGATACCACGGCTGAACAGCGTCTACAGGCATGGAATGGAGTTAAGGGAAAATGTACGAGTGCCAGCAGCAGTGCCGAGGTTACTGTCGAAGCTATAGAAAAGGACTTGGAGGGTTTGAGGGCTTTGTATTCAGACGACTCAAAAGGCCAAGAAcctccaccgccaccaccgccacctccGTTCCCACCTGGCAGTCCACCAATGCCTGAGGAGAAGCCTGATCAATTTGCTTCTAAGCCATGGGTTAAGAACTTGAATGAGGCAACAGACCACATGAAGGGAAGAGATGAGGCTCTTCAAAAGTTGAGAGAGCAAGTCAAAAAGTTAAAGGGAACTTACGGTAAAgcgaaaaatgaagaggaagtaaagGCATTAAAGGAATCTGGAGCTGGAGCTGAAGGTGCGCAACCCTCGAGAACAGCACCCCAAACTGCAGCACGAAAGGATTCCGATGCTcaacccacacaaacacaaaaacagaatatTGCATCATCCCCCTCACTCAAAATTACGTTACTGTCAGTATCCCTCTGTTTTATCTGA
- a CDS encoding cyclophilin-type peptidyl-prolyl cis-trans isomerase, putative, producing the protein MKEEQNSCRAFLDMSIDDVLSGRLVFELFDDVVPQTVENFRALITGSCGIDTNTGVKLDYLGTQVHHVDHNNNIIVLGELDSFNLSSTGTPIADEGYRHRHTERGLLTMISEGPHTSGSVFGITLGPSPSLDFKQVVFGRAIDDLSLLEKLEAVPLDDVDRPVLPVTVSFCGALTGEKPPGRQQVPAAADDSASSEHVSCAGEE; encoded by the coding sequence ATGAAGGAGGAACAGAACTCCTGCCGTGCCTTCCTGGACATGTCCATCGATGACGTTCTCAGCGGACGACTGGTATTTGAGCTCTTTGACGATGTAGTGCCACAAACCGTAGAAAACTTCAGGGCATTAATCACTGGGTCATGTGGGATTGACACCAACACGGGTGTGAAATTGGATTACCTTGGCACACAAGTGCATCATGTGGatcacaacaataatatcattGTGTTGGGTGAATTGGATTCCTTTAACCTCTCCTCCACTGGCACACCAATAGCGGATGAAGGATACCGTCACCGACACACGGAACGTGGGCTTCTCACAATGATCTCTGAGGGtcctcacacaagtggctcCGTATTTGGCATTACACTTGGTCCTTCTCCATCTCTTGATTTCAAGCAAGTTGTGTTTGGACGTGCCATTGATGATCTCTCACTGCTAGAGAAACTTGAGGCAGTTCCTCTTGATGATGTGGACAGACCCGTTTTGCCAGTAACTGTAAGCTtctgtggtgcattgacTGGAGAGAAACCACCTGGAAGACAACAGGTACCTGCTGCAGCGGATGACAGTGCGTCAAGTGAACATGTGAGTTGTGCAGGAGAGGAAtag